The genomic stretch TCAAGTATGGGGTGTTAAAGGCACTGCTCATGTGCGTGCTACACCTTGAAGCATTTTGTTGAAACCTAAATGAATATCACAATGTTGAATCCAACCAAATTGCCTTGCCTGAAGCAAACGCTCTTATTGGTCATATTGATgacctccttttttttttcttatgttCCATTTCGGATGATCTTTATATACAAACCTCTAAATTCTTCCTATCATTATTGATAAGATTTCCTTTGTGCGCTCTGGTAGAGCCTCACTTTTACTTCATCAATCTAGAGACATTAAGTCTATTGGTTTTCATGACAAAACCAAAAATATTCCTAACTTGAAATACCTTATCATAACCCAAATTGTTAAGCCTTTTAGAATGCAGTCattcatttccttaattatatcaCTACCATAGTGCATCATTAAGGGATATCAACTACTTACAACCCATAATGAGGAATCAAAACGAACGCTAATTACATAAGATGTTATAAGACCATCTCTCGGCGTTAGGGGGAAATTGGAGTTCAAATAGAatgccgagaaaattttaatctagaccattattttttaaaaatccaaTTTGTCGGATACTTGTTGGGGAAATGCAATATTCATGCTGCTACTTTAATTCTAAAAATCTGACACACTGCATATTCTTATTTCCCCTTACATCCAATACGTCGTTTTCAAATTAAGCATTTCCCAATTTGCATTTCTATTCTTATGTATGCAGCCCATTATACTGTATCACCACCATAGCGTATCTCTATACCTCCATCTTCTGAATATTTAGCGCCCCAGAGAGGAACTTAATTAGTGGAAACGCTGATTGCATGGAGATCGATTCAgagcattagggggagataggATCAAAATTAATGGAATGTcgagaaatttcatggaatGAAATGATCTTCAAAAGTTAAATCCACGTACCAATTAGACTGAACTGGAAGTTCAGAAGGAAATCAAACatatttgccaaacatagctatTTCATaaaagagtgactaggtccCATACACATTTCCCAAATTGGACCATATATATCTATCGATACTGCTTGATGCCAGAAGTGCGGGAGACATATCAATATAAAAGATAACGAATCCACAACAactagatctagtaaagaaTTTTTGTCACTCTTGAAAATTCTTAAAGAGTTCGAGAAGAAGAGTTGAAGAGTTCAATATCGAAAGGTTGCAAAGGCCGAATAGTAGAAGTGTCTACCTTTTCGAGTAGAAAGAGATTGTAAGAAGGAGTTCGAATAGTAAGGACAACTATTCGAAACCGAAAGGTTACAAGTGTTAAGGTTCAAAACGTTAACTTGAATGGTAAAAGTTAATTGTTCAAAAGGAGACATTCTCTGAGCAAACAATTTGAGACATTAAACACAAGAGCATCATGAGCAAATGTGACAAAGTCAAAGAGAGTATTATGTACACATTCCTAGAGAGATTTTCCTTAAAAAGCCTAGACAATAGGAGCAGAACAAAAAGTAAAGTTCAACTAAAAAGGTGGTCTAACGGATGGAAAATCTTACACATAAAGTAACCTTTCGAATTGTCCGCTGGTCATTACCCGATGGTTAAGAGACGTTTGAAATTAGTTTCTCTCCAATAGATTCATTTCAAAAcgcctataaataccttcattCAAGACTGAATATATAAGGTGTTGgtcaattaaaagaaaaatacttaaATGATTCAAAATCTTTCAAGCTCCATTTATGTGACCAGTGTGAGGGAGTTAAAGCTAAAACGCAAAACCCAGAATAGTAGCTTGTGCGGCTCAAAGTGAAGATCAAGTTCAACATCAAGAGTCAAGTCGATCTTCTAGTTGGAGGATCAAAGGatcttttctttgaatttcttttTATCTCAACTcggtagaagtagaaagaggcagaGTAAACTCGTGTGGAGTTGAAAAATCTAAGAAACTCAAGATCAGCTTGGTGTTAAAAGCTTGAGTGTTCATCTTTGTACTAAAGGGATTAATGCAAACCTCCTTAGGATTTTAAGGAGTAAACTATGTtggtcgaaccactataaaaattctttgtatatattctttttattttacagCATTCATATCATCGCACAAATAGCTAATTTCCAAAGAAGAAACATTACGTGCAAAATAGTAAAAGGGGGTTAAATATTGTATTCCGCTATGCAAATTCTAAACTCAACGTTTTGATAGCGTGAATGTGTAATTACTCGATCAGCTGTAGGATTCAAACCCCTAACATTTAGAGAGAAACCATATGCCTTATCATAtaagttaaattttatatttataagttAACTATGTATATACAAGTACCAATACAtacaatatctactatactaataagagccaaagagagttaggcctaaaatgggtagaaaaaatgacggtcaaattatttaatcaaatggatggttcagatgaattatttaatcaaatagatggttaagataattcagattaatattattaatagagattacctaatttaaccttacttttatgattatccgttaagttttccgttaaatattatcttctccgttaatattccgttaacttttaacttactcattaatttctataagaaaggtcttaggttcgaacctcatctcaatcaaatttgacataattaagtttctcactctattttactcttattaaattaaataaattagtagctacaacaaaaaatgatacatatgtatttctttaatttagaattatgtgtctataatacctttatttgaaaaaattattcattatcaaaaaattaaattaaataagagaaataatttcattagttatactgtctttattttctctcatacaaagattctttacattcaaatttatcaattgatattcattacattgtccattatcttatttttacaatatcttgtaattaaatatcaaagttatagtacaaaataatgttatatatttatttaccaagtattttattaatactatgaaaaaaaattttaaaaataatttgaagctaattatattaactacttggggattggttgacaaagagagtactcaaataataacccaacaaattgaagcggaatcactctattttattcttattgaattaaataaattagtagttacaccaaaaaatgatacatatgtatttctttaataccatgaaaaaaataaaaaagaatagtttgaaaccaatcatattaactacttggtagatttgttgacaatgaaagtactcaaataacccattacccagcaaattgaagcgagaaactaccttttaatatctttgaaatacataatattttaaattttcaaatttttattaatttatttaatcttttttcttaaactagggatttctttatccacaataactcattcaacaataatggtttaaccaaatgaaccccaagcagaacacctaaagaaaagttcatagctcctatatcataatctcattgcatgacgttgtcatctatgctaccaacaataaccaaattgcaaataaggaagagaacaaatagtaaagatgaagacaatgacaatgttactcaaaagagaattaagaacacttagaaaaattcaaattaaaagtagtatttatttagacaatcatttttagaccaaatatttagactatcgattttacaaggttgcaaacatttattttagtaataattataatgaattttctatattatcttggattcatatactttgagttagatatttaaataaaaaaattcgacattcaattaccatgtataaacttctcctatataatcttgcatttatatactttcaaatatttatttaaatataaacattgggcattaatccattcgcgcaatgcgcgtataaaactagtgtaTAAATAAGGGAATTGGGGTGAGGGAGTAGGAACAAGTGTCCCCACTGTGGATCCGCAGTGCTTCCACCCCCAACCCATGCAACCCTACTATAAGCATGGATCACTTTCTCCATCTCCCCACCTAACTTTTTTGGCAAAACGAACACATTCATAGTATAAGTGGAATCGCTTTCtctgtcaaaaaaaaaagaaaagaaagtggaGTTGCTTTAATcactgtttcaaaaaaaaaaaaatggttattCCAATGATGAACATGTGCTAAAATTTTCTCCCATAAAAATCCCACGTGAGAGAATGCATCCATGGTGAAATGTAGATAGTTTACTAAATAGAAATTCTTTTCGAACTTAATAATGGCAAATCATTCACTGTTGATTTAGTTCGTAATTCAGTTGATCAAGATTTAATTACTTGTTCTCGGTTATTATTCTGAGTGCTTATGCAGTGATTCATTCTGTAGTATACGTATAGTATGAGCATAATTTAAATGAACACGAGTAATTTGATAACCCAGTTTAGAGTGATAACATTTTCTACATTCAGAGAGCCACTAAATCAGTGAAAACCCAATCCATTAAGgtttaaaattcataattaaagatGGTAAGACCGATTTATACCAAGTAATGAACCAATTTGAATCGTAGAACTCTAGCTTTGATGATTGTACCTTCTGGATCAACGAACCTATCATGTATAGATCACCAGGCTGTCCGTCGCAATTTCACTCACCACATCTCAGAAATCTGCTAATTGGCTTATTCGCCCAAGCGTGTAATCTATACATGTTTTTTCAAAGCTTCTGTGTTTAGCACATTCTGATTGAACACTTACTTTGAGAGAAGTATTCAATTCTTCATAGATTGAATTGTTCTTCGTAAAGTATTCAAACCTCTGGGGCTTTttatcaataatatttttttttctgacaaaaaaaaagaagaagaagataggaacaggaaaaaaattataagttagGTGCAGTGGTTAATTTTGAATGTTATAggaaataacattttaaaataaattattaatttaacattttgctactaaataaaacttataatttatttataaaacttataatttatttatagtttaaaataaggTATAAATTCTTAAATAAGTTTACGTTGCTACCAAACATAAACCAAAACACCACatcatatttttgtccaaatttaGAACTTAATTTTCAAAGCTTTTAGAGCAACCCAATAGAGTTTTTGGGTGGTTTTGAGGAGGTTTTTGTTTGAGTGAAAGATAGAGAAAGGGGAGAGAGAATACAAAAGTTAACTTATGAGTAAATGTTTGGTTCCAACTTAAATACCACTCTACAATCTCTTGTGTAGCCGATGTGGGATTGTATTAGCTAGGATGGGCCCGGCGCTTTTATGGCCCCTGACCGCGTGAAAAgctgaatatttttttttcttgattttttatttttttattttttttcatcttctcatttttctttcctaatcagtAGTTACAactgtcaaaaaaaaaaaaaaaaagacaaaaagacCTAACAAATGAGGATTCTTTATTATGTATGGCCATTGGCCAATTTGGAAAACTCTGTAGGTGGCGCACCCAAACCATACTTTTATCATTAATCTTGTGAAAAATATGCAACCTTATCATTAATCTTGTGAAAATATAGCCATTCGAGGTGGACAATAGTGGATCACTAACTGTCAAATACTGTTCTAGTCTTCGGTGGCGTACGTTTACTTTCCATATCAAGTGTTCACAGTAGGGAAAATGGAATTAAACTCCCTTTAATTTATGTATCAGGTTCATATCCATTCACAAGATCGACTACTCATACAAGAATAGAACAGGAAGTGTTGATGTTTCTCAAGCTAGTAATTTGCGTAGTGATATCTGCAGCTCTACAATGCTTTGCAGTATTATCAGAAGGCTTTGGGTTCACCTACAATGGCTTCCAATCTGCGAATCTCAGCCTGGATGGCCTAGCAGAGATCAAATCCAATGGTCTGTTGCAGCTAACAAACGAGACGAAACTCGGGTATGGTCGAGCCTTGTACCCGATACCTATCCGTTTCAAGAATTCATCAAATGATGATTCTGTTTTCTCGTTCTCCACCACTTTTGTGATTGCCATAGTGCCCAAGATTGCTCGTTTAACAGGCCATGGATTGGCCTTTGCGATTTCGCCCGTGGGAGGCCTCCCGGGGGCGCTCCCGGGCACATATCTTGGCCTATTCAACGACACGAACAATGGCAACGCCAATAACCATGTGGTGGCGGTGGAGCTGGATACTCACCAGAGCGGCGAGTTCAATGATGTGAATGACAATCATGTTGGGATTGACATAAATGGTTTGAAATCCATAGTAGCAGAGCCTGCAGGGTACTATGATGACAAGAATGGGAATTTGTTTCATAACTTGAGCCTTTCTAGTGGCAAGCCAATCCAAGTTTGGGTAGAATATGATGGCAGGGCTAAGCAAATGAATGTCACATTGGCTCCCTTGTATATGGCTAAACCAAAAATGCCAATTTTGTCTTTGCCATATGATCTTTCGCCGGCTATATCTGAAATTGCCTCTATCGGGTTCTCAGCTTCCACTGGCGCGGTACTAACCACCCATTATGTTCTTGGGTGGAGCTTCAAAATGAATGGAAATGCACAAGAACTTGATCCATCTCACTTCCCAGAGCTCTCGCGTGTTGGGCCCAAATGGAAACAGACTGTCTTGGTCTTGAAGATTGGTTTGCCAATAGTTTTGTTTGTGATAATCAGCTCAGGTGTGGtggtgtatgtgtattatgtattaAGGAAGAGGAAATTTGCAGTATCCCATGAAGAATGGGAACTTGAGTATGGACCTCACAAGTTCAAGTATAAAGAATTGTGTAAAGCCACCAAAAGATTCTCAGAAAAAGAGGTTTTGGGTACAGGGGGTTTTGGCAGAGTGTATAGAGGGATTGTGGCTAATTCGAAAAGGCAAGTTGCTGTCAAGAAAGTGTCTCATGATACACGGCAGGGATTGAAGGCTTTCACT from Ipomoea triloba cultivar NCNSP0323 chromosome 12, ASM357664v1 encodes the following:
- the LOC115998717 gene encoding L-type lectin-domain containing receptor kinase IV.1-like, translated to MFLKLVICVVISAALQCFAVLSEGFGFTYNGFQSANLSLDGLAEIKSNGLLQLTNETKLGYGRALYPIPIRFKNSSNDDSVFSFSTTFVIAIVPKIARLTGHGLAFAISPVGGLPGALPGTYLGLFNDTNNGNANNHVVAVELDTHQSGEFNDVNDNHVGIDINGLKSIVAEPAGYYDDKNGNLFHNLSLSSGKPIQVWVEYDGRAKQMNVTLAPLYMAKPKMPILSLPYDLSPAISEIASIGFSASTGAVLTTHYVLGWSFKMNGNAQELDPSHFPELSRVGPKWKQTVLVLKIGLPIVLFVIISSGVVVYVYYVLRKRKFAVSHEEWELEYGPHKFKYKELCKATKRFSEKEVLGTGGFGRVYRGIVANSKRQVAVKKVSHDTRQGLKAFTAEIVSLGRLCHRNLVPLLGYCRRQGELLLVYEFMPNGSLDSYLFDNPKCSLSWEQRFHVIKGVASALFYLHEGWEQVVIHRDIKASNVMLDGEMNGRLGDFGLARYYGHGANPQTTYAAGTLGYIAPEHVRTGKTTTSTDVFAFGAFLLEVACGRRPIESKAPYEDQTLIEWVFFWWSKGEIVHAVDHKLGGNYLENEVELVLKLGLLCSLLDPMSRPTMRQVLSYLEGSISPPNLSSLSLSVGGLTVTQSGGIDDIVVLGEQCSSSVTNSILSEGR